The following nucleotide sequence is from Chloracidobacterium validum.
ACAATCCCCACCAGTTCACGGTTCGTGAAGTTGAGCTTGGCGACGCGCAGGGAGAGTCCGTCCTGGTTCGCAGCGGGCTGACCCTTGGCGAGCGCGTGGTGGTCAAAGGTGGGCTGGCGCTCAAAACGCAACTGGCGGGCCTGGCGGCCGAAGGAGACTAGCCATGCTCGACCGCATACTCCGCTTCTCAGCGAAGCATCCACTGCTGATGCTCATCGGCGTCGGCTTGTTAGTTGTCGCCGGACTGGATGCGTTCCGGCGGTTGCCGATTGACGCGGTGCCCGATGTCACCAACAACCAAGTGCAAGTGCTCACGTCCGCCCCGGCGCTGACCCCGCTGGAAATCGAACGCCAAGTCACATTTCCAGTTGAGACGGCCCTGGCCGGACTGGTCGGCGTCGAGGAAGTTCGCTCACTGTCAAAGTTTGGACTGTCGGCCGTCACGGTCGTCTTCGATGACGACGTGGACATTTACCGCGCGCGCCAGTTGGTGTTTGAGCGACTGGCAGCGGCCCGGGAGCAAATCCCGCCCGGCAGCGGAACTCCGCTGCTGGGTCCAATTACGACCGGACTCGGCGAGGTGTACCAGTACGAGTTACGCGGCGCCCCTGACAGCGGACACGACGCCATGAGTTTACGCGCCATTCAGGACTGGATTGTGCGTCGGCAACTCCTCGGAACGCCCGGCGTGGCCGAGGTCAACAGTTATGGCGGGCTGGCCAAGCAGTACCAAGTTCGTCTTGATCCGGTCAAGCTTCAGGCCTACAGGCTGACGCTGCGCGAAGTCATGGATGCCGTTGCCGCCGGCAATGCCAATGTCAGCGGCGGGGCGATTGTGCGCGCCCAGGAGCAGTACCTGCTGCGGGGACTGGGCTTGGCGCAGTCGGTCGAGGATTTGGAGCAGACCGTCGTGACGACGGGGCGGGATGGCGTCCCGGTCTTTGTCCGTGACTTGGGGGAGGTCGTCTGCGCCCCACCGGCCGTGCGCCAAGGAGCGGTCACGGCCGACGGCCAGGGCGAAACCGTGTGCGGGATTGTGCTCATGCTCAAGGGCGCAAATGCGCGAACCGTCACCCAGGCCGTCGCCGAACGGTTGGATGACATTGCCGCCACCCTGCCGCCGGGCGTTCACATCGTGCCGTTTTACGACCGCGCCGAACTCGTGGGGCGGACGATCCGCACTGTGATCTGGAATCTGACCGAAGGGGCGCTGATTGTCATTGGCATCCTCGTGCTGCTCCTCGGTCATTGGCCGTCGGCGCTGCTGGTCGCCACGGTCATTCCGCTCTCGATGCTGGGTGCGGCGATCGGCATGCAGGCGTTGGGTCTCTCCGGCAATCTCATGAGCCTGGGCGCGATTGATTTCGGTCTCATCGTGGACGGCGCGGTGATTTTGACCGAAAGCAGCATCCGGCGCGTGGCCGAGCGACAGCACGACGTGGGGCGGGTCTTGACGCTGACCGAACGGCAACAAGTCGTTGTTGCTGCCTGTAGTGAAGTCCGCCGGGCGACGATGTTTGGCGAAATCATCATTGCCCTGGTGTACGTGCCGCTGCTGGTGCTGCGTGGGATTGAGGGCAAGATGTTCGCGCCCATGGCGTTGACGGTCATGTGCGCGTTGGGAAGCGCCGCCGTCCTGTCGCTGACCTATGTGCCGGCCATGCTGGTCTTTGTGTTGCGCGGGCGAGTGCGGGAACGCGAGGCGTGGCTGATTCGGCAGGCCAAGCGAATCTATGTTCCCGCGTTTGACGTTGTCCGACGGCAGCGCCCCCAAGCCACGGCGCTGTCCGGTGGGCTGGTCGTGCTGGCGGGCGTGGGCGTTTTTGCCCTAGGGGCCGAGTTCATTCCACGCTTGGAGGAAGGCGCACTGGCCGTTCAGATTCAGCGCCTGCCGAGTGTGTCGGTGGCCGAAGCGGTGCGCACGGCGACCGAAGCCGAGCAAGTGCTGCTGACGTTCCCTGAAGTGACGAAAGTCGTCACCAAAAATGGCAGCGCCGAGATTGCCACCGACCCAATGGGGATCGAGCTGGGCGACATGTACATTGGGCTGAAGCCGCCAGGCGAGTGGAAGACGGCGCGCACCCGCGAAGCGCTGATTGCCGCCATGGATGCCGCGCTCAGGGCGAAGATTCCAGAAGCGCGGTTCAGTTTCAGTCAGCCGATTGAACTGCGCGTCTCAGAACTGATCTCCGGGGCCAAATCGGATGTGGCCGTCAAGATTTTTGGCGATGACCTGGACATCCTGCGCAGCCGCGCCGAGCAAGTCGCCCAAGCGCTCGCGCGTGTTCCAGGCGCGGCCGATGTCAAACTGGAAACGATTGCCGGGACGCCTCAGATTCAGGTTCGTCCCGATCGTGCGGCGCTGGCGCGGTACGGCCTGCGGGTGGAAGACATCAACTTGCTGGTCGAGACCCTGGTGGTTGGGCGCGAGGTGGGTCTCGTTTACGAAGGCGAAAGGCGATTTCCGTTGGTGGTTCGGTTGGATGAGGCAAGCGGACGCAGCCTGGAGATGCTCAAGGCGCTGCCGTTGCTGACGCCGACGGGTGTTCGCGTGCCGTTGACTGCCGTGGCCGACGTGACCGTTGTGGAAGGCCCGGCCCAGGTGTCGCGTGAGCACGGACGGCGACGCATCGTGGTCGAGTGCAACGTGCGCGGCCGCGACTTGGGAGGCTTCGTCGCCGAGGCCCAGACACACCTGCGGCAACATGTCGCGCTCCCGCCCGGCTACCAAATGGTGTTTGGCGGGCAGTTCGAGAATCTACAGCGCGCGGCGGCGCGGCTGGCGGTGGTCGTTCCGGTTGTTCTGCTGTTGATTTACGCGCTGCTTTACGCCTCGTTTGGGCAAGTTCGCGCGGCGGCGGTGGTGTTTACCGGCGTGCCATTTGCGGCCGTGGGCGGCGTGGCAGCCTTGGCGCTGCGCGGAATGCCCTTCTCGATTTCGGCCGGGGTGGGCTTCATTGCGCTCTTCGGAGTAGCCGTCCTCAACGGGTTGGTGTTGGTTTCGGCCATCATGAACCTGCGCCGGGAAGGCCTGCCGGTTGCGCAGGCGGTACGCCAGGGAGCGCTGACGCGCGTCCGTCCGGTGTTGACGACGGCGCTTGTCGCCAGTCTTGGGTTTCTGCCGATGGCGACGGCCACCTCGGCCGGAGCGGAAGTGCAGCGACCGCTTGCCACGGTCGTCATTGGCGGGTTAGTGACAGCTACCGTGTTGACCCTGCTCATCCTCCCGTCCCTGTACGAGTGGATGGAGACGAGGAACACGAATGCTACTTAGGAAGGCTGATAACCGTGGCTGAACTGCCAATCTACAACGATTCTTACCGTCCATCCTCAAACTGGGCCAAGCAGCTCGAAACCGCCCAACGCGCCCACCCGGCCGAAGTCATCCAGGTTGCCGGTGAGCGATTGCTACCTATGTGGGTGGAAGCGTTGCTGGCCTATGAACCGCCACCCCCGCCGGTGGTGGCGGTGGAAGACGTTGCGCGGTGGCTCCTGGCGCGGGCAACGGCAGTAGCGAAAGAGGAGCGCGATGCGCTCACCCGCGCTGATCTAACCCATGCCTACCAAACGTTGGTGGGCGGTGCAGCGGAGGCTCCGGTGTGGCGCGTGGAGGCAGGTTGCCCGCAGGTCGAAAGCCACCAGCCAGCCGCCCCGACCGCCGTGCCGCTGTTGCTGGATATGACGCTCGACTGGTTCACGACGGATGCCTTTGCCGAACTCCATCCAGTTGAGCAAGCCGGACTGTTTCACCTGCGCTTGTTGGACTTACAGCCTTTTGCCGCGCACAGTAATTTGCTTGTACGTCTGCTGTCGAGTTTTTATGTTTTGCGCGCTGGGTTGCCGCCGCTGATACCAGTCGCTCAGGAGCAAGCCGCTTACCAGGCCGCCATTGGGTATGCTTTTCAAATGATTACACAGCCGAGCTTGGAACTTTTTGCGCGGTGGCTGCTAGCGACCTATGCCCAGATTGAAGCCAAGCAGGAGGAGCATCCGTGAGATTTTTTCACGTAACGACCGGAGCGTTTCAGGCGCATACCTACTTTTTGATTTGCGAGCAGACCCGCCAAACGCTGGTAATTGATCCGGGAGAAGAATTCGAGGTCATCGCCGATGCCATTCGCGCGGAGCGGTTGGAGGTCGTGCGCATTGTCGTCTCACACGCTCACCTTGACCATTTCTGGAGTGCCGGGGCGCTCAAAGCCATGACCGGAGCGCCGATTCATCTGCATCCAGCGGATGACTTCCTCTACACGCAGTTACCGGAACAGGGTTCTTGGTTTGGCTTTGATCTGGAAGACGCGCCACCAGTGGATGTGTTTTTGAAAGATGGCGATGTGCTGACCTTTGGACGGGAACAAGTCAACGTACGGCACGTGCCCGGACATTCGCCCGGACACGTGATGCTTTATAACGAAGCCGATGCTTGGGTGGGCGATTGTTTGTTTGCTTCATCGGTTGGGCGGGTGGACTTACCAGGTGGTGATGGACCAACGCTCATCCGCTCAATTGAAGACCGCATTGTGACACTCGGTGAACACTATCGCATTCACCCAGGCCACGGGCCGTCAACCACCGTCGCCCGTGAGTTGAACGACAACCCATTCCTGGGCGGACGCATCCCGTGGAGGCCGTCCCTGTGAGTCATCGCTCGCTACGCTGGCAGCGGACTAGAATTTCGTAATGCTGATATCTTCAGCGCGCTCCTCCGGTTTGGTCAGGAAGAAGCCCAACACTGATCCACCAGCGGCAACGAAGCAGGCAACAGCAATCCAAAACTTGTAGGTTTCGGTTGACGAGGCCTGGCTCATATAAAGCCAAGCACCAACAATGGCCAGAAGAATCGCAA
It contains:
- a CDS encoding efflux RND transporter permease subunit, translating into MLDRILRFSAKHPLLMLIGVGLLVVAGLDAFRRLPIDAVPDVTNNQVQVLTSAPALTPLEIERQVTFPVETALAGLVGVEEVRSLSKFGLSAVTVVFDDDVDIYRARQLVFERLAAAREQIPPGSGTPLLGPITTGLGEVYQYELRGAPDSGHDAMSLRAIQDWIVRRQLLGTPGVAEVNSYGGLAKQYQVRLDPVKLQAYRLTLREVMDAVAAGNANVSGGAIVRAQEQYLLRGLGLAQSVEDLEQTVVTTGRDGVPVFVRDLGEVVCAPPAVRQGAVTADGQGETVCGIVLMLKGANARTVTQAVAERLDDIAATLPPGVHIVPFYDRAELVGRTIRTVIWNLTEGALIVIGILVLLLGHWPSALLVATVIPLSMLGAAIGMQALGLSGNLMSLGAIDFGLIVDGAVILTESSIRRVAERQHDVGRVLTLTERQQVVVAACSEVRRATMFGEIIIALVYVPLLVLRGIEGKMFAPMALTVMCALGSAAVLSLTYVPAMLVFVLRGRVREREAWLIRQAKRIYVPAFDVVRRQRPQATALSGGLVVLAGVGVFALGAEFIPRLEEGALAVQIQRLPSVSVAEAVRTATEAEQVLLTFPEVTKVVTKNGSAEIATDPMGIELGDMYIGLKPPGEWKTARTREALIAAMDAALRAKIPEARFSFSQPIELRVSELISGAKSDVAVKIFGDDLDILRSRAEQVAQALARVPGAADVKLETIAGTPQIQVRPDRAALARYGLRVEDINLLVETLVVGREVGLVYEGERRFPLVVRLDEASGRSLEMLKALPLLTPTGVRVPLTAVADVTVVEGPAQVSREHGRRRIVVECNVRGRDLGGFVAEAQTHLRQHVALPPGYQMVFGGQFENLQRAAARLAVVVPVVLLLIYALLYASFGQVRAAAVVFTGVPFAAVGGVAALALRGMPFSISAGVGFIALFGVAVLNGLVLVSAIMNLRREGLPVAQAVRQGALTRVRPVLTTALVASLGFLPMATATSAGAEVQRPLATVVIGGLVTATVLTLLILPSLYEWMETRNTNAT
- a CDS encoding Fic family protein is translated as MAELPIYNDSYRPSSNWAKQLETAQRAHPAEVIQVAGERLLPMWVEALLAYEPPPPPVVAVEDVARWLLARATAVAKEERDALTRADLTHAYQTLVGGAAEAPVWRVEAGCPQVESHQPAAPTAVPLLLDMTLDWFTTDAFAELHPVEQAGLFHLRLLDLQPFAAHSNLLVRLLSSFYVLRAGLPPLIPVAQEQAAYQAAIGYAFQMITQPSLELFARWLLATYAQIEAKQEEHP
- a CDS encoding MBL fold metallo-hydrolase is translated as MRFFHVTTGAFQAHTYFLICEQTRQTLVIDPGEEFEVIADAIRAERLEVVRIVVSHAHLDHFWSAGALKAMTGAPIHLHPADDFLYTQLPEQGSWFGFDLEDAPPVDVFLKDGDVLTFGREQVNVRHVPGHSPGHVMLYNEADAWVGDCLFASSVGRVDLPGGDGPTLIRSIEDRIVTLGEHYRIHPGHGPSTTVARELNDNPFLGGRIPWRPSL